In one window of Halorubrum sp. BV1 DNA:
- a CDS encoding tripartite tricarboxylate transporter permease, which produces MAVGSLIEGISIAVSWPVIGWMAAGLLAGIVMGALPGIGSPVGMAIVLPLTVPLDPTPALILLISIYSGAMFGGSIAAILLNAPGTESAAATTLDGYPMAKKGLAKNALAIATTASALNGFVAAILLVLISPILIEVVLLFGSVEYFLLAILGISLITIVADGSIVKGIVAGAFGFMISTIGVAIMSPTPRYAFGQLALYDGINFVAALIGMFAFAEMMKLAVQDQIAEDAVGITGSITDGIKTVFQYPKTTIKAGVIGMLIGAVPGSGATTSTFVAYAEEARSSAADGIFGEGDPRGIIAPEGANNPTVSGSLVPTLSFGIPGSGSTAVFLGGILMHGLQPGPQLFGEQLHITYALFVSVFLGNILILAVGYSVIPYASAITKIDTDIIIPMVIVLSFIGAFSLRRNWFDAFGVLALGIIGYYMVKYKFSVIAFVLGIVLGPIAEENFFRSLQLSGGGYGIFVNPSRPLTLSISILIIVVLIGPFVGPYVKNAINNFR; this is translated from the coding sequence ATGGCGGTTGGTAGTCTCATCGAAGGCATTTCGATCGCGGTCAGTTGGCCGGTCATCGGCTGGATGGCGGCCGGACTGCTCGCCGGAATCGTCATGGGGGCGCTACCGGGGATCGGTTCGCCCGTCGGGATGGCGATCGTTCTGCCGCTTACCGTGCCGCTCGATCCGACGCCTGCGCTCATCCTCCTCATCTCCATTTACAGTGGTGCGATGTTCGGTGGGAGCATCGCTGCAATCCTGTTGAACGCGCCGGGTACAGAGTCGGCCGCCGCGACGACGCTCGACGGCTACCCGATGGCGAAGAAGGGGCTCGCGAAGAACGCACTCGCGATCGCGACGACAGCCTCCGCGCTGAACGGGTTCGTCGCCGCGATACTGTTAGTCCTCATCTCACCGATCCTCATCGAGGTCGTTCTCCTGTTCGGATCGGTCGAGTACTTCTTACTCGCGATCTTGGGTATATCACTCATCACGATCGTCGCTGACGGGTCGATCGTCAAGGGGATCGTGGCGGGCGCGTTCGGCTTCATGATCTCGACGATCGGCGTCGCGATCATGTCTCCGACCCCTCGCTACGCGTTCGGTCAGCTCGCGCTGTACGACGGGATCAACTTCGTCGCTGCCCTGATCGGCATGTTCGCCTTCGCGGAGATGATGAAGCTCGCGGTCCAAGACCAGATCGCAGAAGACGCCGTCGGCATCACGGGCAGCATCACCGACGGGATCAAGACCGTGTTCCAGTACCCCAAGACGACCATCAAGGCGGGTGTCATCGGGATGCTGATCGGCGCGGTTCCGGGTTCCGGTGCGACCACGTCGACGTTCGTCGCATACGCCGAGGAGGCGCGGTCATCGGCCGCTGACGGGATCTTCGGCGAGGGTGACCCGCGCGGTATCATCGCCCCCGAAGGAGCGAACAACCCGACTGTCAGCGGGTCGCTCGTTCCGACTCTCTCGTTCGGTATCCCCGGCAGTGGATCGACGGCGGTGTTCCTCGGTGGGATCTTGATGCACGGGCTTCAGCCCGGTCCGCAGCTGTTCGGCGAACAGCTCCACATCACGTACGCGCTGTTCGTTTCGGTGTTCCTCGGCAACATCCTCATCCTCGCCGTCGGGTACTCGGTCATCCCGTACGCGAGCGCGATCACGAAGATCGACACCGACATCATCATCCCGATGGTCATCGTGCTGTCGTTCATCGGGGCGTTCAGCCTGCGCCGGAACTGGTTCGACGCCTTCGGTGTCCTGGCGCTCGGGATCATCGGTTACTACATGGTGAAGTACAAGTTCTCGGTGATCGCATTCGTCCTCGGAATCGTTCTGGGGCCGATAGCCGAGGAGAACTTCTTCCGCTCGCTCCAGCTGTCGGGCGGCGGATACGGAATCTTCGTCAACCCGAGCCGGCCGCTCACGCTCAGCATCTCTATCCTCATCATCGTGGTGCTGATCGGGCCGTTCGTCGGGCCGTACGTGAAGAACGCGATAAACAACTTCAGGTAA
- a CDS encoding thiolase family protein, translating to MTAQHRDAGVPDASLGLDDPPAIAGVGMTEFASADDRPLIDLLLAAAERALDDAECDASTVDSVHVGNMAAEAFNERSGLANALTGSLGLTGVTARRIENTSASGASAVQSAFEAVAGGHSTYALAVGGEKMSSADTATATEIISRITHDREYEQGVTLPSFGGLAAAAYLDAHDADRRDLARISVKNHANAAANEYAQFRKRIDVDDVLDSPAVASPLRLYDCCPTSDGAAAVLITAEPTPDAVSVAACESATGTHAVADRTDPLDIESVRLAGEHAYETAGFGAEAIDVACIHDAFSILEWLEMEELGLAPEGEAWRLTRDGETELDGALPVNPGGGLKARGHPLGATGVSQVVELVWQLRGDLPEDRAVEGAERGLAVNVAGFGNNAVCTLLEADA from the coding sequence ATGACTGCCCAGCACCGGGACGCAGGGGTGCCAGACGCATCACTGGGTCTCGATGATCCCCCGGCTATCGCCGGCGTCGGTATGACGGAGTTCGCGAGCGCGGACGACCGCCCCCTCATCGACCTCCTTCTCGCGGCCGCCGAACGCGCGCTCGACGACGCCGAGTGCGACGCATCGACGGTCGATTCGGTCCACGTGGGAAACATGGCCGCCGAGGCGTTCAACGAGCGCTCGGGGCTCGCGAACGCGCTCACCGGGAGTCTCGGACTGACCGGCGTCACCGCACGCCGGATCGAAAACACCAGCGCGAGCGGTGCGAGCGCCGTTCAGAGCGCGTTCGAAGCCGTTGCAGGCGGCCACAGCACGTACGCGCTGGCCGTCGGCGGCGAGAAGATGTCGAGCGCGGACACCGCGACGGCGACCGAGATAATCAGTCGGATCACACACGACCGCGAGTACGAACAGGGCGTCACCCTGCCGTCGTTCGGCGGCCTCGCGGCCGCCGCGTACCTCGACGCGCACGACGCGGACCGCCGCGATCTCGCGCGGATCTCGGTGAAGAACCACGCCAACGCGGCGGCAAACGAATACGCACAGTTCAGAAAGCGTATCGACGTCGACGACGTCCTCGACTCGCCCGCCGTCGCCTCGCCGCTGCGACTCTACGACTGCTGTCCGACGAGCGACGGTGCCGCCGCGGTGTTGATTACGGCCGAACCGACGCCGGACGCGGTATCCGTGGCAGCCTGTGAGAGCGCGACGGGGACTCACGCGGTCGCCGACCGTACCGACCCGCTCGACATCGAGAGCGTCAGGCTCGCCGGCGAGCACGCCTACGAGACAGCCGGGTTCGGCGCGGAGGCGATAGACGTCGCCTGCATTCACGACGCCTTCAGCATTCTCGAATGGCTGGAGATGGAGGAGTTGGGTCTCGCGCCGGAGGGAGAAGCGTGGCGTCTCACCCGCGACGGCGAGACCGAACTCGACGGGGCGCTCCCGGTGAACCCGGGCGGCGGGCTCAAAGCTCGGGGACACCCGCTCGGCGCGACCGGCGTCTCGCAGGTCGTCGAACTCGTCTGGCAGCTTCGGGGCGACCTTCCAGAGGACCGGGCCGTCGAGGGTGCGGAGCGGGGGCTCGCGGTCAACGTCGCCGGATTCGGGAACAACGCCGTCTGCACGCTTCTGGAGGCGGACGCATGA
- a CDS encoding Zn-ribbon domain-containing OB-fold protein codes for MTQLLECHECGRRTYYEKHRCLECGGSAFDRVDAGNGELRSVTTVHVTPEGVREPNRLGLAAFPGGANVVAQLDENLAIGDPVRLEGGHDLRVTDDGTLRGARLVDVE; via the coding sequence ATGACGCAGCTACTGGAGTGCCACGAGTGCGGCCGGCGAACCTACTACGAGAAGCACCGGTGTCTGGAGTGCGGCGGGTCAGCGTTCGACCGCGTCGACGCCGGGAACGGCGAACTCCGTTCGGTGACGACCGTTCACGTCACGCCCGAGGGTGTTCGGGAACCGAACCGGCTCGGGCTCGCCGCGTTCCCCGGCGGCGCGAACGTCGTCGCACAGCTCGACGAGAACCTCGCTATCGGCGACCCGGTTCGGTTAGAAGGCGGCCACGACCTCCGCGTCACGGACGACGGGACGCTGCGAGGAGCCCGGCTCGTCGACGTGGAGTAA
- a CDS encoding VOC family protein has protein sequence MHVSGLDHLVLTVTDVEQAVYFYATVLGGTPESFDGGRRAVSFGGQKINLHPAGDEYTPHAAEPTTGSGDLCLLVEDSVEELRRELREYGVAIVHGPVEKVGARGPMESVYVRDPDGNLVELARYDGKA, from the coding sequence ATGCACGTCAGCGGCCTCGACCACCTGGTGTTGACCGTCACGGACGTCGAACAGGCGGTGTACTTCTACGCGACCGTCCTCGGCGGAACCCCGGAGAGCTTCGACGGTGGTCGGCGGGCGGTGTCGTTCGGCGGTCAGAAGATCAACCTCCATCCGGCGGGTGACGAGTACACGCCTCACGCAGCGGAGCCGACGACCGGAAGTGGCGATCTCTGTCTCCTCGTCGAGGATTCCGTCGAGGAGCTCAGACGCGAACTCCGCGAGTACGGGGTCGCGATCGTCCACGGCCCCGTAGAGAAAGTCGGCGCGCGCGGACCCATGGAGTCGGTCTACGTCCGGGATCCGGACGGGAACCTCGTCGAACTCGCGCGGTACGACGGGAAAGCGTAA
- a CDS encoding NADPH:quinone reductase, whose product MRAVRYHEYGDESVLTLETVDKPEPARGEALVGIEAASVNPIDTYVREGNVRPPSGLPHVGGSDLAGVVEAVGEGVTAVEPGDRVFATGLGLFSPGTYAEYTVAPADQLAPLPEAVSFEEGAATAMAFATAWRALVTRGDLRLGDVALVHGASGGVGHAAVQVAAAAGATVVGTAREGEPEAFARSLGADAVVDYRSDDLAGEIDAALDGRGVDVVFEPHADAHLDANLTCLTRGGRIVAIGEEGPITLNGGLPMAAKQADADLRFMSIVASADDQAAILERVGERLADETFAVEIDSVFGLEAVPEALSRLSASGTLGKVVLDTTR is encoded by the coding sequence ATGCGCGCCGTTCGCTACCACGAGTACGGAGACGAGAGCGTTCTGACACTGGAGACAGTCGACAAACCGGAGCCCGCACGAGGAGAGGCGCTGGTCGGGATCGAGGCCGCGAGCGTGAACCCGATCGACACGTACGTGCGCGAGGGGAACGTCCGCCCGCCCTCCGGGCTACCGCACGTCGGCGGGTCGGATCTCGCCGGCGTCGTCGAGGCCGTCGGTGAGGGCGTGACGGCGGTCGAGCCGGGCGACCGCGTGTTCGCGACCGGACTCGGTCTGTTCTCGCCGGGCACGTACGCGGAGTACACCGTTGCGCCGGCGGACCAGCTCGCGCCGCTGCCGGAGGCCGTCTCGTTCGAGGAAGGCGCGGCCACGGCAATGGCGTTCGCGACCGCGTGGCGCGCGCTCGTGACGCGCGGCGACCTCCGCCTCGGCGACGTTGCGCTCGTTCACGGCGCGTCCGGCGGGGTCGGACACGCCGCGGTGCAGGTCGCGGCCGCCGCGGGCGCGACCGTCGTCGGCACCGCGCGCGAGGGCGAGCCGGAGGCGTTCGCGCGGTCGCTCGGAGCCGACGCCGTCGTCGACTACCGGAGCGACGACCTCGCGGGCGAGATCGACGCGGCGCTCGACGGCCGCGGCGTCGACGTGGTGTTCGAACCGCACGCAGACGCACACCTCGACGCGAACCTGACCTGTCTCACTCGGGGCGGTCGGATCGTCGCCATCGGCGAGGAGGGACCGATCACGCTGAACGGCGGCCTGCCGATGGCGGCGAAACAGGCGGACGCGGACCTGCGATTCATGTCGATCGTAGCTTCGGCCGACGATCAGGCGGCGATCCTCGAACGCGTCGGCGAGCGACTCGCGGACGAGACGTTTGCCGTCGAGATCGACTCGGTCTTCGGATTGGAGGCGGTTCCGGAGGCGCTCTCGCGGCTGTCCGCCTCGGGAACGCTCGGAAAAGTGGTGCTCGATACGACGCGCTGA
- a CDS encoding CaiB/BaiF CoA-transferase family protein: MSSTDKQRRLLEEIVVVDLTTFVTGGFATMMLANQGAEVIKVERPGVGDDSRYSGPPFVDVDDYEGSGRAAADEGESPYFWTVNYGKQSIELNLKKDEGIQALYDLVAEADVVVENFRPGTAARLGVDYETLQEYNDDLVYCSISAFGETGPWSDRPGYDLLVQGMSGMMDVTGYPDAPPAKVGLPQTDLITAMWSAFGIVTSLYNRERTGEGERVELGMLDAALPWLTKQAGKSFVGEETSRMGTKDPVLAPYQMYSTADGYLNVACGNQKLWEEFCAGIGREDLATDDRFETNSARVNNMDELEAELSDVLETKPTDEWVELLAEERGLPVGPVFDVDEALDNEQVNARGVVDSIDHPAAGEIPVIEHPLNYAEADAGFDKAPPLLGEDTVRVLQAVGYDDDRIAELVENDVIPEP; the protein is encoded by the coding sequence GTGAGCTCAACCGACAAGCAACGGCGTTTATTAGAAGAGATCGTCGTGGTCGACCTGACGACGTTCGTCACGGGCGGCTTCGCGACGATGATGCTGGCGAACCAGGGCGCTGAAGTGATCAAAGTCGAGCGGCCCGGCGTGGGCGACGACAGCCGCTACTCGGGACCGCCGTTCGTCGACGTGGACGACTACGAGGGATCGGGGCGGGCCGCGGCCGACGAGGGCGAGTCGCCGTACTTCTGGACGGTCAACTACGGCAAGCAGAGCATCGAACTGAATCTGAAGAAAGACGAGGGGATTCAGGCGCTGTACGACCTCGTGGCCGAGGCGGACGTGGTCGTCGAGAACTTCCGACCCGGGACCGCGGCGCGGCTCGGCGTCGACTACGAGACGCTCCAAGAGTACAACGATGACCTCGTCTACTGCTCGATCTCGGCGTTCGGGGAGACGGGACCGTGGAGCGACCGCCCCGGATACGATCTCCTCGTGCAGGGGATGAGCGGCATGATGGACGTCACCGGCTACCCCGACGCGCCGCCGGCGAAGGTCGGACTCCCGCAGACGGACCTGATCACCGCGATGTGGTCGGCGTTCGGCATCGTCACGTCGCTGTACAACCGCGAGCGCACCGGCGAGGGTGAGCGCGTCGAGTTGGGGATGCTCGACGCCGCGCTCCCGTGGCTCACGAAGCAGGCGGGCAAGAGCTTCGTCGGCGAGGAGACCTCTCGAATGGGGACCAAAGACCCCGTGCTCGCCCCCTACCAGATGTACTCGACGGCGGACGGCTACCTCAACGTCGCCTGCGGCAACCAGAAGCTCTGGGAGGAGTTCTGTGCCGGCATCGGTCGCGAAGACCTCGCGACGGACGATCGGTTCGAGACGAATTCCGCCCGCGTGAACAACATGGACGAGCTGGAGGCGGAGCTGTCCGACGTCCTCGAAACGAAGCCGACCGACGAGTGGGTCGAACTGCTCGCCGAAGAGCGCGGGCTCCCCGTCGGCCCCGTCTTCGACGTAGACGAGGCGCTCGACAACGAGCAGGTCAATGCCCGAGGCGTCGTCGACTCGATCGACCACCCCGCGGCCGGCGAGATCCCCGTCATCGAGCACCCGCTCAACTACGCGGAGGCCGACGCCGGGTTCGATAAGGCTCCGCCGCTGCTCGGTGAGGACACAGTTCGCGTGTTGCAGGCGGTCGGCTACGACGACGACCGCATCGCGGAGCTGGTCGAAAACGACGTGATCCCGGAGCCCTGA
- a CDS encoding MFS transporter, with protein MTQPRILSSCFVDVRSMDENDRALVQFTALAHGLFHTYELSIPLFVGLWMAEFDVSAAVIGAVVSVGYGVIGVGAPVSGVLSDRLDARRLISGAVVGMGIGFGIVALAQGPFTLGAAVLLWGCFASVYHPAGLSLISRTADARGTVFAYHGVGGNVGTAFGPLLTALLLMFVDWRLAAGVLSVVAVAVGVAGTQIEFDVGGETDGTAAEGGESGNGTDEPDPVGDDSDETSVSIAAELRQMATSSRALFGTAFTVAFVAVLLYGVYYRGLLTFLPDVLAESPALAPVELLGQTVQPSQYVYTALLTVGIGGQYVGGRLTDRVPSRTAFLGFFAALAVLALSFPIVREAGTVPLVGICLLFGFFVYGTAPIYQVVVSEEAPDDVQGLSYGFTYLAMFGVGALGASLAGFVLTNATSAVLFSVLGGVAGLGALTVVALRRV; from the coding sequence TTGACGCAGCCCCGAATTTTATCTAGTTGCTTTGTGGACGTTCGATCAATGGACGAAAACGACCGCGCGCTCGTGCAGTTCACTGCCCTCGCACACGGGCTTTTTCATACGTACGAACTCTCGATTCCGCTCTTCGTCGGCCTCTGGATGGCGGAGTTCGACGTATCCGCCGCGGTCATCGGTGCGGTCGTGAGCGTTGGATACGGCGTCATCGGCGTCGGTGCTCCGGTGAGCGGCGTGCTCTCGGACCGCCTCGACGCGCGGCGGCTGATCTCGGGAGCCGTCGTCGGGATGGGGATCGGGTTCGGCATCGTCGCGCTCGCGCAGGGACCGTTCACGCTCGGAGCCGCCGTGCTGTTGTGGGGCTGTTTCGCGAGCGTCTACCACCCCGCTGGCCTCTCTCTCATCAGCCGGACGGCCGACGCCCGCGGCACTGTGTTCGCGTACCACGGCGTGGGCGGTAACGTCGGAACCGCCTTCGGACCGCTCCTCACGGCCTTGCTCCTGATGTTCGTCGACTGGCGTCTCGCGGCCGGCGTGCTCTCGGTCGTCGCGGTCGCCGTCGGCGTGGCCGGGACGCAGATCGAGTTCGATGTCGGCGGCGAGACCGACGGCACGGCAGCGGAGGGAGGCGAGTCGGGTAACGGCACAGACGAACCCGATCCGGTCGGCGATGACTCGGACGAGACCTCGGTGTCTATCGCCGCCGAACTCCGACAGATGGCCACGTCGTCTCGCGCGCTGTTCGGGACGGCTTTCACCGTCGCGTTCGTCGCGGTGCTGCTGTACGGGGTGTACTATCGCGGGCTGTTGACGTTCCTCCCCGACGTGCTCGCGGAGTCGCCGGCGCTCGCTCCCGTCGAACTGCTCGGACAGACCGTCCAGCCATCGCAGTACGTCTACACCGCGCTTTTGACCGTCGGGATCGGCGGCCAGTACGTCGGGGGACGGCTGACCGACCGCGTCCCGAGCCGCACGGCGTTCCTCGGCTTTTTCGCGGCGTTGGCCGTGCTCGCACTCTCGTTCCCGATCGTTCGCGAGGCGGGGACCGTTCCGCTCGTCGGGATCTGTCTCCTCTTCGGCTTTTTCGTGTACGGTACCGCCCCGATCTATCAGGTGGTCGTCTCGGAGGAGGCCCCCGACGACGTGCAAGGGCTCTCGTACGGATTCACGTACCTCGCGATGTTCGGCGTCGGAGCGCTCGGCGCGTCGCTCGCCGGCTTCGTGCTCACGAATGCGACGAGCGCCGTGCTGTTTTCGGTGCTCGGCGGCGTCGCCGGACTCGGGGCACTCACCGTGGTCGCGTTGCGGCGGGTGTAG
- a CDS encoding IclR family transcriptional regulator, translating to MKSTPKSVAKTTETSLQIVEVLRGTDGMTIAELSEHIELAPSTIHRHLTTLKKHGYVVHDGDVYALGLQFLTVGGQIQRRVTAYPMIKEKVDALADETGERAQFLVEENGQRVYLYTEVGQSAVQTGAHVGKRGPLHTSAAGKAILSNYDRDRVKSIIDARGLDGVHGDSVSREELFEELERVRDRGYAFNRQETTAGVHAVGAPINAGGEVIGALSVAGPASRITDDRFTEVLPERILGAVNELELYIEHSV from the coding sequence ATGAAAAGCACGCCCAAATCGGTCGCCAAAACGACTGAAACGTCGTTACAGATAGTCGAGGTGCTGCGCGGTACTGATGGGATGACGATCGCCGAACTCTCCGAGCATATCGAATTAGCTCCGAGCACGATCCACCGACACCTCACGACGCTCAAGAAGCACGGCTACGTGGTTCACGACGGTGACGTGTACGCGCTCGGCCTTCAGTTTCTCACGGTCGGTGGCCAGATACAGCGCCGTGTGACCGCGTATCCGATGATCAAGGAGAAAGTCGACGCGCTCGCCGACGAGACGGGCGAGCGCGCGCAGTTCCTCGTGGAGGAGAACGGACAGCGAGTGTACCTCTACACGGAGGTCGGACAGAGCGCAGTCCAGACCGGCGCCCACGTCGGCAAACGCGGGCCGCTCCACACGAGCGCGGCCGGAAAGGCGATCCTCTCGAACTACGACCGTGACCGCGTGAAGTCGATCATCGACGCCCGCGGACTCGACGGCGTCCACGGCGATAGCGTCAGCCGCGAAGAGCTGTTCGAGGAGCTTGAGCGGGTCCGCGACCGCGGCTACGCGTTCAACCGACAGGAGACGACCGCGGGCGTTCACGCGGTCGGTGCGCCAATCAACGCCGGCGGCGAGGTGATAGGCGCACTGAGCGTTGCCGGCCCGGCGAGTCGCATCACCGACGACCGCTTCACCGAGGTCCTCCCGGAGCGCATCCTCGGGGCGGTGAACGAACTGGAGTTGTACATCGAACACTCCGTGTGA
- a CDS encoding glycerate kinase, translating into MFDRDDVGGGDRDTEGRGASRRVALDALEAGVDAAHPRSVIAADVTVDDETLQVADQAVDLSGYDELLVFGGGNAAGRVAAALYDRLGDRIDGGVVVTDDPAPAGPVEMVEGTHPLPSESNVTGTRRLLDRARECDADTLALVAVSGGGSALLTAPSGDIGLEALTDLTDSLLRSGAPIEAINTVRRAVSDVKGGGLAGALAPATAIGLVFSDVTSDDPAVVASGPLSPNPTTAADALDVLGDYDIDAPGAVVEHLESTSAATAGSEADHDASAACDDVSVHILADGFTALAAAAAACDDAGYEPLILSRSVRGEAREAAKTHVALAEEAQITGNPIEPPAVILSGGETTVTVRGDGTGGPNQEFAVSAALDLPDGVVLGAIDTDGIDGATDAAGALVTAATVASSEDAREATAALADNDVYPYLDERDALLVSGVTGTNVNDLRVLVVTE; encoded by the coding sequence ATGTTCGACCGCGACGACGTCGGCGGCGGCGACAGAGACACCGAAGGACGCGGGGCGTCCCGCCGAGTCGCGCTCGACGCGCTCGAAGCCGGCGTCGACGCGGCACATCCGCGGTCGGTGATCGCGGCAGACGTGACGGTCGACGACGAGACGCTCCAGGTTGCCGACCAGGCCGTCGACCTCTCAGGATACGACGAACTGCTCGTGTTCGGCGGCGGTAACGCCGCCGGTCGGGTCGCGGCCGCGCTCTATGATCGGCTCGGCGACCGCATCGACGGCGGCGTCGTCGTCACCGACGACCCGGCACCGGCGGGACCCGTCGAGATGGTCGAGGGGACCCATCCGCTCCCGAGTGAGTCGAACGTGACCGGCACGCGCCGCCTCCTCGACCGCGCCCGCGAGTGCGACGCGGACACGCTCGCGCTCGTCGCGGTCAGCGGCGGCGGGAGCGCGCTCCTCACCGCTCCGAGCGGCGACATCGGACTCGAGGCGCTCACCGACCTCACCGACTCGCTGCTTCGGAGCGGTGCACCGATCGAAGCGATCAACACGGTCCGACGTGCCGTCTCGGACGTCAAAGGCGGCGGTCTGGCCGGTGCGCTCGCCCCGGCGACGGCGATCGGTCTCGTGTTCAGCGACGTCACCTCGGACGATCCCGCCGTCGTCGCCAGCGGCCCGCTGTCGCCGAACCCGACGACTGCCGCCGACGCGCTGGACGTTCTCGGGGACTACGACATCGACGCGCCGGGCGCGGTCGTCGAACATCTCGAATCGACGTCGGCTGCGACGGCCGGTTCGGAGGCGGACCACGACGCATCCGCGGCGTGTGACGACGTGTCCGTACACATCCTCGCCGACGGATTTACCGCGCTCGCGGCCGCGGCCGCGGCGTGTGACGACGCCGGTTACGAGCCGTTGATCCTTTCGCGGTCGGTCCGGGGGGAGGCACGCGAGGCTGCGAAGACGCACGTCGCGCTCGCGGAGGAAGCACAAATAACCGGGAATCCGATCGAGCCGCCGGCCGTCATCCTCTCCGGCGGCGAGACGACGGTGACCGTTCGCGGCGACGGGACCGGTGGACCGAATCAGGAGTTCGCGGTGAGCGCCGCACTCGATCTCCCCGACGGCGTCGTCCTCGGTGCCATCGACACCGACGGTATCGACGGTGCGACGGACGCCGCAGGGGCGCTCGTCACCGCCGCGACCGTGGCGAGCAGCGAAGACGCGCGGGAGGCGACCGCCGCGCTGGCCGACAACGACGTGTATCCGTACCTCGACGAGCGTGACGCGCTCCTCGTCTCGGGCGTGACCGGAACCAACGTCAACGACCTCAGAGTGCTCGTCGTCACCGAGTAA
- a CDS encoding SDR family oxidoreductase, which translates to MDLAIDGNAALVTASSSGLGKASAKALAREGANVVINGRDEDRLAEALEEVEAVASGEVVAQSGDLTDPDDIETLVERTVDEFGTIDHLVTSAGGPPSGAFLDTDDDDWEDAYELLVMSVVRLAREAEPYLSEGDGGTIVTITSSSVKEAIDSLVLSNSVRMGVIGLEKTLSKEFAPDVRANAVLPGSHETARIENLVNAALERGEYDSYEEGLDEWAQNPLERVGDPMELGNTVAFLSSPKSGYVNGAALPIDGGSTQSNL; encoded by the coding sequence ATGGATCTAGCTATCGACGGCAACGCGGCGCTCGTCACCGCATCGTCAAGCGGACTCGGCAAGGCGTCGGCGAAGGCGCTCGCTCGCGAGGGAGCCAACGTCGTCATCAACGGTCGCGACGAGGACCGACTCGCCGAAGCGCTCGAAGAGGTCGAGGCGGTCGCATCGGGAGAAGTCGTCGCGCAGTCCGGCGATCTGACCGACCCCGACGACATCGAGACGCTCGTCGAGCGGACCGTCGACGAGTTCGGGACCATCGATCACCTCGTCACCAGTGCGGGCGGTCCGCCGTCCGGGGCGTTCCTCGACACCGACGACGACGACTGGGAGGACGCGTACGAGCTGCTGGTGATGAGCGTCGTGCGGCTCGCCCGCGAGGCCGAGCCGTACCTCAGCGAGGGCGACGGCGGAACGATCGTCACGATCACGTCGAGCAGCGTCAAGGAGGCGATCGACAGTCTCGTCCTCTCGAACTCCGTCCGCATGGGCGTCATCGGTCTCGAAAAGACGCTCTCGAAGGAGTTCGCGCCCGACGTGCGGGCGAACGCCGTGCTTCCCGGTTCACACGAAACCGCTCGTATCGAGAACCTTGTCAACGCCGCGCTCGAACGCGGCGAGTACGACTCCTACGAGGAGGGGCTCGACGAGTGGGCACAGAACCCGCTCGAACGCGTCGGCGACCCGATGGAACTCGGCAACACCGTCGCGTTCCTCTCTTCGCCGAAGTCGGGATACGTCAACGGTGCCGCCCTCCCCATCGACGGCGGGTCGACGCAGTCGAACCTCTAG
- a CDS encoding enoyl-CoA hydratase/isomerase family protein, producing MTWDTITLTVEDGVATLTVDRPDQLNALTVDTLEAIEAGLAEAAAEDARAVILAGAGEEAFIAGADISYMVDLSTPEAQAYAELGHRVADTIESFPAPVIAAVDGYALGGGCELALACDLRVAADSAVFGQTEIDLGIIPGWGGTQRLPALVGDETARRLIFLGERIDADAAAECGLVGEVVADEAFDDRVDELAETLAAQSATAMRAAKEALNAADDGPTPTGLAVERRAWSGLFGTHDQREGMQAFLAKRDPSFE from the coding sequence ATGACGTGGGACACAATCACGCTCACCGTCGAGGACGGCGTCGCGACGCTGACCGTCGACCGCCCGGATCAGCTCAACGCCCTCACCGTCGACACGCTCGAAGCGATCGAAGCGGGGCTCGCAGAGGCCGCGGCCGAAGACGCTCGGGCGGTGATCCTCGCCGGTGCGGGCGAGGAGGCGTTCATCGCGGGCGCGGACATCTCGTACATGGTCGACCTGTCGACGCCGGAGGCGCAGGCGTACGCCGAACTCGGACACCGCGTCGCCGACACGATCGAGTCGTTCCCCGCGCCCGTGATCGCCGCGGTCGACGGCTACGCGCTCGGGGGCGGCTGTGAACTCGCGCTCGCCTGCGACCTCCGGGTCGCCGCCGACAGCGCCGTTTTCGGGCAGACCGAGATTGACCTCGGAATCATCCCGGGATGGGGCGGCACCCAGCGGCTGCCGGCGCTCGTCGGCGACGAGACGGCGCGTCGCCTGATCTTCCTCGGCGAGCGGATCGACGCCGACGCGGCCGCCGAGTGCGGCCTCGTCGGCGAGGTCGTCGCCGACGAGGCGTTCGACGACCGGGTCGACGAGTTAGCGGAGACGCTGGCAGCGCAGTCGGCGACGGCGATGCGCGCCGCAAAAGAGGCGCTGAACGCGGCCGACGACGGTCCGACCCCAACGGGACTCGCCGTGGAGCGCCGCGCGTGGTCGGGACTGTTCGGCACGCACGATCAGCGTGAGGGAATGCAGGCGTTCTTAGCGAAGCGCGACCCGTCGTTCGAGTGA